The DNA window TGAGCACTGGCACACCGGGTCGATGACGCGGCGCAGCAAAGTGCTGGACGGGCTGGAGCCTGAGGCGAACTGTTCTCTGCATCCTGCAACTCTGCGCCGTCTTGGTGTCGCGCCGGGCGAACATGTGACGCTGACCACCAAACGCGGCAGCATCTCGATCATGGCGCGCGAGGACCGCGCGGTGGCGCCCGATATGGTGTTCGTCCCCTTTGCCTTTGTCGAGGCGGCGGCAAATATCCTGACGAATCCGGCGGTGGACCCTTACGGCAAAATCCCCGAATTCAAGTTTTCGGCCGTTCGGGTTGAGCGCACAGCAGATCAGGTCGCGGCGGAATAGGAACAGTCATGCAGCATCTTGAGGTCGCCGGACGGCTCTGGGACGACCTGCTGGCGGGGCGCAAGACCAACACCATCCGCTGGCGCGAGACCCGCGCTCAGCCGGGCCCGCTGACCTTTGTCCGGGGCGATGACCCGGCGCAGCGGGTGGTGGTTGAGGTGCTGCGCTGCACCGATCTGCCGCTTGGCGAGGCCGCGGCCTTTCTGGGGAAAGAAGAGATCTGGCCCGCAGAGGTGATGCTCGCTGGCATGCGCAGCCATTACCCGAGGATCACGATGGACGACACCGTGCAGGTCATCGAATTCGCGCCCGTGCAGGATCCTCAGGTACAGCGTTCGCCTGCTACGACGAGCTCAAAGCCGGTAATCTCAAATTCGTAAAGCGCGCTGCCGTCCGGTTTCTCCGCCCGTGCGATCAGGGCGCCGGCCTCGTTGCGGAAAACGGCATGCGCCGTGTGCAGAGCGCGATAACAGTGGCTGCCATCGGGATAGTAATATTTAATCATCCGGGATCTCCTCGGGGCTACTCTGGCAGGTTTCGGTGTCAAAAGCTGTCAGCAGGCCGTCGCGGGGGAGCGGAAAGTTTCGGGATAGGACAGACATGGTGAACCCGGAACGGTTCCTGGCGGATCTTCATAAGCTGCGGTCTTTCGGGGCGAGCGGTGTGGGGAAGGGGGTGGTGCGCCCTGCTTATTCCGACGCCGATCTGGCGGCGCGCGACTGGCTTGGCGCGCAGATGCGGGACGCCGGTCTTGATGTGCAGACAGATGGGATGGGCAATCTCTTTGGTCTGGCGGAAGGGCGCTCTCTGCTCCTGGGCTCGCATTCCGACAGCCAGCCGGAAGGCGGATGGCTCGACGGGGCGCTGGGGGTGATTGCTGCCCTGGAAGTGGCGCGCTCCAGCCGTGAATCGGGCGGCCCGCCGGTCTCTGTGGTGTCCTTTCAGGATGAAGAAGGCCGTTTCGGCGTCACCACTGGCAGTGCCGTCTGGGCCGGCCACCTCAAACAGACGGATGCCGACGCGCTGACCGATCATACGGGCGTTTCTCTTGCTCATGCCCGGGCGGGCCTGGGACGCAGGGTAACCGGGCCCGTCGATACGGGCCGGTTCACGGGTTTTATCGAAATGCACATTGAACAGGGACCGACACTGGACAGCAGCGGTGACAGGATCGGCGTTGTGACCGACATCGTCGGCATCCGCGATATGCGTGTCACATTTGAAGGCGAGCAGAACCACGCGGGCACAACGCCGATGCATCTGCGTCGGGACGCCTTTCAGGCGCTGGCCGCTTTCAGCACCGGCCTTAGTGACAGGTTCCGCAACATCGTCACACCGCAGACGGTTTGGACCATCGGCCATGTGAGCCTGCATCCTAATGCAAGCTCCATCGTGCCGGGACGGGTGGTATTTTCCATGCAGTGGCGTGACGCGCAGAGCGACAGGCTCGCGCGCATGGAAACGGTGATCCGTGCACTGGCGGATGAGATTGCGGAGGCCCGCGGGCTGACCGTGAGTTTCGGGCCGATG is part of the Roseobacter ponti genome and encodes:
- a CDS encoding ASCH domain-containing protein, which gives rise to MQHLEVAGRLWDDLLAGRKTNTIRWRETRAQPGPLTFVRGDDPAQRVVVEVLRCTDLPLGEAAAFLGKEEIWPAEVMLAGMRSHYPRITMDDTVQVIEFAPVQDPQVQRSPATTSSKPVISNS
- a CDS encoding hydantoinase/carbamoylase family amidase; its protein translation is MVNPERFLADLHKLRSFGASGVGKGVVRPAYSDADLAARDWLGAQMRDAGLDVQTDGMGNLFGLAEGRSLLLGSHSDSQPEGGWLDGALGVIAALEVARSSRESGGPPVSVVSFQDEEGRFGVTTGSAVWAGHLKQTDADALTDHTGVSLAHARAGLGRRVTGPVDTGRFTGFIEMHIEQGPTLDSSGDRIGVVTDIVGIRDMRVTFEGEQNHAGTTPMHLRRDAFQALAAFSTGLSDRFRNIVTPQTVWTIGHVSLHPNASSIVPGRVVFSMQWRDAQSDRLARMETVIRALADEIAEARGLTVSFGPMLGLDPVAMDAALRACLEDAAEKEAPGAWRMMPSGALHDATNVAALMPVAMVFVPSIGGISHAFEEDTAEPDLVCGLRVLARAAGLG